A window from Prinia subflava isolate CZ2003 ecotype Zambia chromosome Z, Cam_Psub_1.2, whole genome shotgun sequence encodes these proteins:
- the LOC134564337 gene encoding 3'-5' RNA helicase YTHDC2-like isoform X3 gives MRNCSPWEGLMLEKLMEDCCLWERPTTLLTLVSPRTLVTFCTNDMLLRTLMAGDSTLSTVTHVIVDEVHERDRFSDFLLIKLRDVLQSHNNLKLVISSAALDANLFIRYFGSCPVIHIQGRPFEVQEMFLEDILRSTGYTNKEMVKYKKEKQQEEKQKKTLAEWCSAQENTNKLASRRQKSVPRANEEYKWLDNGGDTVFSQLTEKDVNCLEPWVVKEMDSCLADIWLHKDIDSFAHIIHLILTENVSVDYRHSETSATALMISSGRGFLSQVEQLISMGANIHLKSSNGWMAVDWARHFGQTDVVDLLESYSASFGFGNLDESSLVQKSGSDLSAEDRELLTAYHHSFDDEKVDLDLIMHLLHSICHSCDAGAILIFLPGYDEIVSLRDRILFDDKRFADNAHRYQVFMLHSSVQTLDQKKVLETPPSGIRKIILSTNIAETSVTVNDVVFVIDSGKLKEKSFDALSRVTVLKMGWISKASAIQRKGRAGRHQPGVCFRLFSRLRFQNMLEFQSPELLRMPLQEICLYTKLLAPINCPVVDFLTKAPDPPPAVTVRSSVHMLKTIDAMDPWEDLTELGYYLTELPVEPHLGKMVLYAVVLKCLDPVLTIACALAYQDPFVLPTVASQKRAAMLCRRRFAAGTFSDHMALLRAFQAWQKARSDGWERAFCERNFLSQATMEIIVGMRTQLLGQLRASGFVRARGGADIRDVNTNSENWAVIKAALVAGMYPNVVHVDRESLVLTEPKEKKVRFHPTSVLGQSQYKKIVPANGQAAAIQALPTDWLIYDEMTKAHKTANIRCCSVVTPVTVSLFCGPARLPSNALQASSSFQGGGVSNDSSDSEMEDKTTANLALLKLDEWLHLKLDPEAAGMLLQLRQKWHSLFLRRMRAPSKPWSQVDETTVRAITAVLSAEEQSAGLQQPSGIGQRPRPVTCEELPLASTWKSTSSRKSSTETALSDSSNVEKVSVKSPSPALHQPKKYKEKDILLCKRTSDDRSAQSSVKSADSSSYPSPCASPSSPVSAKGCKSPSPRQNMPVRYFIMKSSNLQNIDISQQKGIWSTTPSNERKLNGAFWESSMVYLIFSVQGSGCFQGFARMGSAIGCEKSQDWGSAGFGGVFKVDWIRKESIPFQFAHHLLNPWNDSKKVQISRDGQELEPQVGEQLLQLWDHIPLAGKKLPEHAKSYDRAGLGC, from the exons ATGAGgaactgcagcccatgggaaggaCTCATGCTGGAGAAGCTCATGGAGGACTGTTGCCTGTGGGAGAGACCCACGACTCTCTTAACCCT GGTTTCTCCAAGGACACTGGTAACATTCTGCACTAATGACATGCTCCTTCGCACGCTGATGGCAGGAGACAGCACCCTCTCCACCGTGACCCATGTTATTGTG GATGAAGTACATGAGAGGGATAGGTTCAGCGACTTCTTGCTAATAAAACTGAGAGATGTGCTGCAAAGCCACAATAATTTGAAACTAGTTATTTCTAGTGCTGCTCTAGATGCAAATCTCTTTATTAGGTATTTTGGAAGCTGCCCAGTAATACATA TCCAAGGAAGACCTTTTGAAGTTCAAGAGATGTTTCTGGAGGACATTTTACGAAGCACTGGCTATACAAACAAAGAGATGGTAAAgtacaaaaaagagaaacagcaag aagagaaacagaagaagaCTCTTGCTGAGTGGTGTTCAGCACAAGAAAACACTAACAAACTGGCATCTCGGAGACAAAAATCAGTTCCAAGGGCAAATGAAGAGTACAAATGGTTGGATAATGGTGGTGACACAGTATTTAGTCAACTG ACTGAAAAAGATGTGAATTGCCTTGAACCATGGGTAGTAAAAGAAATGGATTCCTGTCTTGCTGACATCTGGTTGCATAAAGATATTGATTCTTTTGCTCACATTATCCATcttattttaactgaaaatgtCAGTG TTGATTATAGGCACAGTGAAACCAGTGCGACTGCTCTGATGATTTCTTCAGGGAGAGGCTTTTTGAGTCAAGTAGAACAGCTGATCAGTATGGGAGCAAATATCCACCTCAAGTCATCCAATGGCTG GATGGCTGTGGACTGGGCTAGGCACTTTGGACAGACAGATGTTGTTGATCTGTTGGAATCCTACAG TGCTTCATTCGGATTTGGAAATCTGGATGAAAGTTCCCTGGTCCAAAAAAGTGGTAGTGACCTTAGTGCAGAGGACAGAGAACTACTGACAGCTTATCATCACAGTTTTGACGATGAAAAAGTGGATCTGGATCTGATAATGCACTTACTTCACAGCATCTGTCATAGTTGTGATGCAG GagcaattttaatatttcttcctGGATATGATGAGATAGTGAGCCTGAGGGACCGCATTCTTTTTGATGACAAGAGATTTGCTGATAATGCTCACAg ATACCAAGTCTTCATGCTTCATTCGAGTGTGCAGACTTTGGATCAGAAGAAAGTGCTTGAAACTCCACCTTCCGGCATCCGCAAAATT ATTCTTTCTACTAATATTGCAGAAACCAGCGTAACAGTCAATGATGTTGTGTTTGTGATTGACTCAGGCAAGCTGAAAGAG AAGTCTTTTGATGCATTGAGTCGTGTTACAGTGCTAAAAATGGGGTGGATTTCAAAAGCCAGTGCTATCCAGAGAAAAGGCAG GGCTGGACGCCATCAGCCTGGAGTCTGTTTTCGTCTCTTCAGCAGGCTCCGATTTCAGAATATGTTGGAATTTCAATCTCCAGAGCTTCTACGAATGCCGCTTCAG GAGATTTGTTTGTACACAAAACTTCTGGCTCCAATTAATTGTCCAGTTGTAGACTTTCTTACGAAAGCTCCTGATCCTCCGCCTGCTGTAACTGTGAGAAGTTCTGTGCATATGCTTAAG ACCATAGATGCCATGGACCCTTGGGAAGATCTCACTGAGCTTGGTTATTACCTCACTGAATTACCTGTAGAGCCACACCTCGGTAAAATGGTGTTGTATGCTGTAGTTCTGAAGTGCCTGGATCCTGTTCTGACCATTGCCTGTGCTCTTGCCTACCAAGACCCTTTTGTGCTGCCCACGGTTGCCTCCCAAAAGCGTGCAGCCATGCTGTGCAGGAGGCGTTTTGCTGCAGGGACATTCAGTGACCACatggccctgctcagggctttCCAG GCATGGCAGAAGGCACGCAGTGATGGCTGGGAGAGAGCCTTCTGTGAAAGGAACTTCCTGTCCCAAGCCACAATGGAAATCATCGTAGGAATGAGAACACAGTTGCTTGGCCAGCTTAGAGCATCAG GTTTTGTGAGAGCCAGAGGAGGAGCTGATATTAGAGATGTTAATACTAACTCTGAGAACTGGGCTGTAATTAAAGCTGCCTTAGTGGCTGGGATGTATCCCAATGTTGTGCATGTAGACAGAGAAAGCCTGGTGTTGACTGAaccaaaggagaagaaagtaCGATTTCATCCTACCTCTGTTCTTGGTCAATCTCAGTATAAGAAG ATTGTCCCAGCAAATGGACAAGCTGCAGCCATCCAAGCCCTCCCGACAGACTGGCTTATATATGATGAAATGACAAAAGCTCACAAGACAGCAAACATCAGGTGCTGTTCTGTTGTGACACCTGTCACTGTGTCCCTCTTCTGTGGACCAGCCAGACTGCCAAGTAACGCCTTGCAGGCATCTTCATCCTTTCAAG GGGGAGGGGTATCTAATGATAGCAGTGACAGTGAGATGGAGGACAAAACAACGGCTAATCTGGCACTACTGAAGCTGGATGAATGGCTCCATCTCAAACTGGACCCTGAA GCTGCTGGTATGCTGTTGCAACTCAGGCAGAAGTGGCACAGTTTGTTCCTGCGTCGTATGCGAGCTCCTTCTAAACCGTGGTCTCAGGTTGATGAAACAACTGTAAGAGCAATTACAGCTGTTCTGAGTGCTGAAGAACAGTCTGCAGGTCTGCAGCAGCCTTCAGGAATTGGCCAGAGACCAAGACCTGTGACTTGTGAAGAACTTCCTTTGGCATCTACCTGGAAGTCAACCAGCAGTCGAAAAAGCTCAACAGAAACTGCATTGTCTGACTCCTCTAATGTGGAAAA GGTTTCAGTGAAATCTCCATCTCCTGCACTCCACCAGCCAAAGAAGtacaaagaaaaagacattttgctCTGCAAACGAACCTCGGATGACAGATCAGCTCAGTCATCAGTGAAGTCTGCAGACAGCAGTAGCtatcccagcccctgtgctAGTCCTTCTTCGCCAGTATCCGCAAAG ggtTGCAAATCTCCTTCACCAAGACAAAATATGCCAGTTCGGTACTTTATAATGAAAAGTAGCAACCTGCAAAACATTGATATTTCTCAACAGAAGGGAATATGGTCCACTACACCAAGTAATGAACGGAAACTGAATGGAGCcttttgggagagcagcatGGTTTacttaatattttctgttcaaGGGTCTGGATGCTTTCAG ggttttGCCAGAATGGGTTCAGCGATTGGGTGTGAGAAAAGTCAGGACTGGGGATCTGCTGGTTTTGGAGGTGTATTTAAGGTGGACTGGATCCGAAAAGAAAGCATTCCTTTTCAGTTTGCACACCACTTGCTCAACCCGTGGAATGACAGTAAGAAAGTACAGATAAGTAGAGACGGCCAG GAGCTGGAACCACAAGTTGGAGAGCAGTTGCTGCAGCTTTGGGACCATATTCCTTTGGCAGGAAAAAAACTGCCTGAGCATGCCAAGTCATACGACAGAG ctggtttAGGTTGTTGA